ATGAAAGGAAGCATCTACGGGGTGGTTAATGACCCAATTTCTGAACCCAGACGGTGTAGGTTCAAATTCCAACGTTGCCACTCCCTAGCTGGTGATCTTTGGCACGTTGTTTAACCTCTATGCCACAGTTATCTGTAAAAGGCTGGGAATAGTTCCCATCTTCTAGAGCTGCTCATTCATGAGTTAATGTATAGAAAGTACTAAGAACTGGCAATACCTGACAATGTTAGTAAGTGTTGGCTGGTAGTTTATGTGTTGAAAATGGTCATTTTAGGGAAAATTTTTCTGAATGGTCTTAAAATACAAGCTCAATAAAGTTGGCTCTCAagcctcctcctttttctgatagccttccTGAGGCTAGAAAGAGGCATTCTTCCTCATACTCTTCAAGGCTTTTCACAATCTGGCTCCATTCTTGCCTTTTCCACACTTTCTCAATACAAATTCTCCATTCAAGTTGCACTTTCTCATGGTTCTGCTCAACACCTACCTCGTTTGCAAAATTTTACCACTGTCACCTGAACAACTTTGGAATTTATTATGCTGCAGTATActagttgtttttaaaatcatctctGAATCATAAACCCTTTGAGTCTAGGACCTATGTGCAGTGCAACGCGGTGTCCCCCATCACCTAATAATGTAGCAGGCACTTACAAGATGTGTTGCTTAATTGGATTGCACAACAAATTgaattttgtgtgtgcatgtatgtgtacatgtgcacacatgttcAACCTGTGCAACAGgttaacaattttgaaaatgaaaactgttTAAAAGAATTAGAGCacttttgagaaatttaaaaattactacaaCTAAGTAAAAACATCTGCAGATTAGATCGTTTGGAACTGCGTAGTAACCAAAAGATATCACACTTCATGCACTGCAGTGCAGGCCTGCGTCTCCCGCTGGATCGCTACAGCATTCCTTCCTCTGAAACCACGACAGTCCGAGAAGGCCCCCGTGGCTCATGAATGTCCGCATCACAGAATTAGGGCTGTGAGAACAAGGAGCTAGttcaaggagaagggagagaaagggagaaacatGCATTTGGATCTGCACCTGtttctaatatttaataatagtaataaacatCTTAGCTAAAAATACATGACATAAGACCTTTTAACCTTTATGACTATTGGTGAAGTTTTGCGTCTGAAAACTATCGTATCTAACATCCAAAAATATAATTACCTATAGGATTATAAATGTGTGCTTGAATCTTAGATATTTTAGCTGTAAGTTTACATAAGAACAATTTTATGCCATAATTTGAACTAGCTTTGTCTTAACTGGAATTTGGAATTATCCATCATCTCCTGACTCTTGTGAATTAAGATTTACtgtattttaatttcctcatttttattctcttctttcactttttgttAGTGAATATACTTGAATATGGAATGTGACATGAGGTATTTTAGGTGTAAAAGATGAATTCTTATCAAGAGCACGTTAAAGTAagggttcttcttttttcttttttttaaataccagatACTCTTgatgaatattttgaatatgatgCAGAAGAGTTCTTGGTCTCTTTGGCCTTGTTAATAACAGAAGGACGAACACCTGAATGTTCTGTGAAAGGTCGCACGGAAAGTTTCCATTGCCCTCCAGCACAGTCCTGTTACCCAGTAACTACCAAACATGAGTGTAGTGACAAGCTGGCCCAGGTGAGAACTGTGTgttgaatgctttttatttctccttatatTAACTAGTTTAAATTCTGTCCTTACCTTTGTTACATCACAATTATAATGTTTACATTTAAGTATAAAATTGGCCCAAACCATAAAACAAAGAAGCCTAATCCTGGGTGATAGCTAATAACTTTGGCTCTTAAATGCAGCTCTTGATGGCACAGTAGGTAGCTTTGCCGATCAGAAGGCAGGTGGGCAGCCAATTTCATACCTGCCTGCTCACACACCAGATCTAAGGTTATCTTTGCTACTGTGATTtaactttctttatttttagagtCTCAGTCCTGGCTCATCCACTTTATGTTCTTATTTATCTACTAGATTGATGTTGATGATTATTTTTCCCCACATTAACCAATTTCCCacttatattcctttttttttcccccgtgGGCGAATACTATTTGCTATCATATTAATGTTTTTGTATAATACtgttaaaagtaattattttgtaGGTAGTGTATAATTTGCTATAAggatttttctcccatttagtttcttaaatatagtccaaaattttaaacttttaaaatcttgtcTATTTTgagcatttaattaaaataagtttttaatattttggtctTCACTTAGAGTGAACCTTTCCTCTGTAATGATGATGCAGTTAACAAACAAGGCAAGGCTGGGCCACCTTGAGGCCTGCCAGACATTGTGTATGGCAGCTCTTTCTCTACCAGACAGAGCAAAGGTATCCGTCCCAAGAAGATTTGCATCATGACTGTTGTTCAATAGTTAATCCCAACACTCTGGAGCTCACGGGTGGTACTCTATTGTTTAATGAGGGAACCTAAAGAGACAAGCCTGAGCAAAGCTCCCTCCACTAGATGACTCATTTCTCATACAGATGTAGGgactttataattttcaaatttaaacaaaattgggTGGGTTATTGAGACATTTTGGTTATGTTCATTTTCTCTAAGTGTCGCCAAGCCAGAAGAACCAGGTCTGAGGTCACATTGCTGTGGAAGAATAACCTTCCCATCATGGTGGAAGTGATGCTCCTACCAGACTGCTGCTACAGCGATGATGGGCCCACCACGGAGGGAATTGATCTGCATGATCCTGCGATTAAGCAAGATGCATTGCTGTTAGAGAGATGGAGACTGGAGCCAGTTCCCCGACAGTAAGTTGTTGAATTGAGTTCTAGTTATTCTTGGTAAATTTGGTTTTCCGTTactttctataaattattttaacaatatatCTTTGAATCTTTCTATTTATGtagtaaaatttagaaatattagtACTTAAGTGACTTCACCTGACACCGGTATAGGCACTCCTATCCTTTTGAAAGCACGCATCTCGAGTGATATGTTTAtttcagcttctttctttctaaaattctgTCTTTTGTATTTGCTGATGTTTAGATGCTGCTTTTTTACTTCCCTTAGGAGTGGCGATCGATTTATTGAGGAGAAGACTCTTCTATTGGCTGTCCGctcatttgtgtttttctctcaaTTAAGTGCTTGGCTGAGTGTTTCTCATGGTGCTATTCCACGAAATATTCTTTACAGGTATGTCTAGGGCAAAAAAAACGAGTGTATATTCAACTGCATTGGTTAGCTGCTGAATGATATTTTACCTTTTAAGtagtttatttcctttatttctaagTGTAAGTGGATAAAATTTACTGAAGTTTGTCTCAAAACAAGTTAGAGAAATTTAGATGTGAATCAGTACGAATTTTGCTTCTTGGGTGTAGAATAgtttttagaaaacttttaagCTTACTTTAGAGAACCAACGATGGACTTGTGCTGCCATTATAAATAAAGTGGAAAAACTTTCTGGGCTGCTGAATTTCCACAATGGTGGACATAATTTTTGGCATCTTGAAAACTATAAACAGGCTACTGAACAACTAGTTGTCTCTTTAGGCAGGTGGCCATGAGAGAGAATATCTCTTAAGCACCTTGCACAATAGAATTAGCTGGGTCCATTTATTTAGTACTAAATACAAAgtccttgtttttctgttttgacaAATAATTTTAAGTCATAGTCTTTAGCTTTAATGCTTAAGGGATCTAGTGTTCTTAAAGAGAAGATCATCTCTATTCTATGCATAATCTATTGCACTACTTACATTGGTTTTATCAGAATGACATGCATGGTAAAGTAACTAAAAGTAAAACCTCAATAGTAATTAATGCAAACAAAGATAAGtatatgactttaaaaattttttaatatgcagtaatgatataaattttatgatCCATTGATTCGGTATTTTTCTGTGTGATTCTAGAATCAGTGCTGCTGATGTAGACCTACAGTGGAATTTTTCACAGACTCCAATTGAGCATGTGTTTCCTGTTCCCAACGTTTCTCACAATGTGGCCTTGAAAGTCAGCGTTCAGTCCTTGCCCAGACAATCTAATTACCCAGTTTTGACCTGTAGTATTCACGCTAACATTGGCCTTTATGAGAAAAGAATTCAAGACCATGAACTTAAAACCCATCAGCACCGTGGTTCTAATGAAGCAGAACAATGTGGTACAAACAGTTCACAGCGTCTGTGTAGCAAACAAACTTGGACCCTGGCACCTGAAAGTGTACTACATGCAAAGAATGGTACAACTCCAGAATATACTGCAGCTGTCAAAAATGTCAAACTGTATCCGGGTACTGGCAGTAAATCTGACTATGGAACGTCTCAAGCCAGTATTCTGGGCTTCAGTGGTGTAGGAGACAAAAAGTCACAGGAAACATCAGTGAgaactttaaaatcattttcaatgATTGATTCCAGTGTCTCTAGCCGCCAGAGTTCCTGGCAGTCAGTCAGTGAGACTAATCCTCTAATAGGCTCTTTAATTCAGGAGCGACAAGAAGTTATTGCGAGAATTGCGCAGCATTTGATTCATTGTGATCCAAGTACTTCACATGTTTCTGGACATCCATTTAATGCGCAAGAATCTAGTTCACTTAATTCAAGGTTTTTCCGGGtttcacaagaaaatgaaaatgtgagaaGATGTAAAGaagctttctccatttcttttggtAGTCCAGAGCTTACCTCCTCAGAAGACACCAATGAAGGGAAAATTCGAGTAAAACCAGAAACTCCTCGAAGTGAGGGTTGCATTTCTAATGGTCTTTATTCTCGTCAGCCTGTTGGTGAGACTAATCCTTTGATAGACTCGTTATTCCAGGAGCGGCAAGACGTTATTGCAAGGATTGCTCAACACTTGGAGCATATTGATCCGGCGGCATCGCACATGCCCCGGCAGTCATTCAAAATGCATGACTCCAGTTCGCTTCCTTCTAAAGTGTTTAGGAGTTCGTATGAAGACAAAAATTTGTTGAAGAAGAACAAGGATTATGCCTCTGTTTCCATTTCTAATGCGAAATTTTCCTTGTTAGAAGATAGCAGTGAAGGGAAAAACTTAATACCTAATAAatcttttagttcttttaaatGCAGTAGTAAAGCCAAGTCCTCTTTGAAACCTCAAACAAGACATCTGTATCAGGACAATCCTGGTGAAATCATCCAAAGTACATGTCAAGAGACACAGAGCAAAGCCACTAGTTTACTGACTCCCTCAAATATGTCTCATTGCAAAGAAAATAACTTAGATTTGACAATCAGATTGGAAAATACACTTTCCGAGTGTCAATTTAAGGAGCAAGAAATAAGCAATGGAATTGATAAACAGTATTCATATTGCAACGGTATTGACAAACAGATTTGTGCAAATAaatgtaaggaaaaaataataataaatgaaaattgtaATCCAGAATCTTTTAACAATCACCAATTTGATAATTCaaaaaaaaatgacttgaaaATGAAAGTTACTATGTTGAAAATATCAGGATATTTGAACAAACATGAAAACAAGTGCTCAAATAAAGACTCAAAAAGGCCTAATACTCAACTCAATAGTATTGaaaattatctcaataaagataATGAAAGTTTCAAATGCAAAAAGCCAGACCAGTTGAAAAATGAACAGGATAAAAAAGAAGATCCAACTGATGAAAAATCTCAAAACTGTTCCCAGAGAAAGAGCATAAAAGACTGTTTGTCTACATGTGAACGACTGAAAAATACAGAGGTGTTGGTAGGTAATAGCTGATGTTTCAAACATAATTCTCAGACATTTGTTATGGTTTGACTTTTGTTTGTAGGTGATCTAGTTCTAAAGGCCTAGGGTGGCTATTATCTATAGAACGCACAGTCTGATATAGTAAACCTGCTACAGAACTAGTATGGACATTCTTGCAAAGAACCCACCCACTTAAGAGCAAATGCTAGGTAAATTCTTCCTGTTGCCCTTTTTTACTTCAACACTATGAACAATTGCTGGAGAATAAATAAGAATCAGAAATGGAACTCACGTTAGGTTAACATGTTGTTTGTTAGCAGCTCTGGCCTAGTATAAGCAGTATGCTCGTTGGGTTACTGTTGGGAGATTTTAGGAGTATCTATAGCGAAATCACTAGGCTGTTGGTCAAAATACTTGGGCTCCAGCCCTGACTTCACAATTTGGGCCTTGAGTGGCACTGAATAAGTCACGTAACTTCTAAAAACCTCAGTctcctcaattttaaaataagaaatgataaatctcttttgtgatgacaaataatagattttaaaatattttgtaaacctTTAATGCactatataaataaaagatatttaagttACTTCCATTTTATTTGACTTTCCACCAAACCACTTTTTAACTTTAGAAAATGTTTAGGCTCAAATCTCCTCTATTTCTCCAAGTAGTATGACAAATTTATGTCTCAATTATATGGAAAACTACTTCTTAACTGTTTTGATCCAAATCTGAATGACCTTGGTTGATCTTCTTTATCACTCAGATTACTCTGCCAGACGTTAGAGTTTTACAGTTGTGCCATGTttccaatttatatttttcagcAGAAGAGCTCATCTCTCTAACATGGAGGTTTAATCAAACAGTAGTTTCCAATTTCCTAAAACTGTAATTGTCACAAAAACCTAGCCTGGCCTTAAGAATATTAGCTTTTCATGATCCTTTCTGGTACCTAACAGGGAGGCTTAATTTGGCCATAGTATTTTTCAAGCCACTAAGATTCCTTTTCTCCTGTACTTGTTTTAAATGTAGTCATACTTATGTGCCCAGGCACTCTCCTGAATATTTCCCACATGTTGGCTTACCTAATTCTTCCACTACACTATGAGGTTGGGCACTGTTACTAACtctggtttacagatgaggaccaTAGGCCTGAAGAGGTTGAGTAACTTACCCCAGGTCATAaagctagtaaatggtagagccaggaccCAAATTAGTCCTTCCTGAtttttatccatgtgtttttaTGAATTTCTGATCTTTGGGTATAAACTTGCCTAAATTCCTAAGAATTTGCCTGTTTCCTGTATCACTTCAAAAACAGTACTATGACTGcattagatatatttttaaattcatatttattatatttctgtatCATGTCCCACCACATTACATAGTGTGAGAATGGCTCTTGATATTGACATAGTTTAGTATTTTAGAATATTATGCTATTTTTTCTACCTGTGAGTAGTTGTTTTTCCCACAaattaaaagaatcaaatattaGCTTATTAGATGCTAGACTGtaagtatttataaatatgaCCATATGTTTATAAGGCAATTGTATTTGGACATACATTCTTTAGAATATTTGAGTCTATTCAGCATGTTAGAAAAAAACTCTTAGACACTGTTTTCTGATTCAagtgtctatatatatatgtgtgtgtgtgtgtgtgtgtgtgtgtatatatatatatatatatatgcttgtaTGTACTGGTAAAGATATACAGATCATTAGCTTCACCACCAAGGATGTAATACCTCAGTACATATTAGGAATAAGTCTaagtttaaaatgagaaaatatttaaatattacgattaaaatctaattttttttcctagcaGAGGACTATACCACTGAAACATTCAAGTGTCTGGCAGAAACATAATTTTCATTCCTTAGATGGAATCTCGACCAGAGCCTTTCATCCTCGAACTGGATTGCCTCTTCTTTCAAGTCCCGTAAGTGTTTTTCTCTTATCTCATGTTTGGAACTTGCAAACATctaaaatgtttgtaaatcatgTTATCCGTAATTGAAAAAGATTTAAATACCTTTAAGATAAATTTTCAGttgggaaacattttattttttgctacaTTTAACAGCTAGGTATTAATATGGGAAAaggctgaaaaaataaataaaaatgaaatttattgtaTTGGGATTATaaaatttctctgaaattctttTGTCTAGCATTTTAATTGTtactaaatgtaaagaaaatagtGTCAAGTGGATTTCCTAGAAATAGATTTGTATCCCAGTACTGAAGCTGGTTGACAGCACCAGTTGGGTCATCTGGGAATCAAATTCATGGCTGTCTTTGACTTGGAACCCAGGCACTAAATAATGTTATTCTGAGACGTATACACTTCCCCACTCTACATCTACAAATAGGTTTATAGATCTGAGTGTGATGGTTAAGAGCATCACTTTGGAGTCACCCTGACCTCACCCTAGCTGTGTTACTAGGTGAGCAGTGAGTCATATaatctctttgagtctcagtttcctcatctgtaaaaagggtgTGATAATGTTTACCTTAGTGTTTTGCGGATGCTCAGTATCattcctgacacacagtaagcattcaGTAGTTAGTTACCATAGCTGCCATTTCAGTTAAACCTGAGATAAGTGGCCAGTACTATAGCAGAACTAGAAACATATATATTTTGCTACTGACATAAGATTATTTTGTTGTCTTATGTctggttttttaaataaactcaaaAGATACAATATCTGGcatcttcaaaaataatttgtgaatGAGAGatctataatttaaatttataacttgaatttaggtttttattttagagttgAATTCCAAGCAATTTAAAATAACCCCAAATGTTTGACCTACCTGCGAGGTGCTTTCAAAATGCCCAAGTGACCAGAGAAAAAAATGGCAGTGTCATGGTGGTGTAAAAAGCACTACAGACTATTGTTCAATATGGTAGACTGAGTTGATACAAGAAGACCCCTCCTGCTTCCCAAACACAGAAATCCTGGGTAAAATACAATAGAACTTCTAAATACATAATATAGTGTAAGAGCAAGAGAGGTAAATCTCCAAATACTAATTTGAGATAAATTATGGCCCTCTAGGATAGCTGAACCTAATATAGTGCCAGGGGTTAAGGGCCCTGCTGGGACAGGAGTcaaggctgcaaatctgtaccAATCATAGCTGGGGCCTAAAACCAAACTCTCCATAAAACTAAAAACAGGGGAAGACTACCCTtctagaaatgagagaggagaataaaattcacctatttaCTCGAGTGTAACAGGGAGGTGTGAAGTAGATGGGAAAAGAAGCCCCCAAAAGAATTTGAGTCTAAGTCTAAGCCACCCGTGCGAGGGGTTCTGAATTTGTACTGTCTATGAGGTTCAGAAACATCTAGCTAAGAAATAACCATAAAACTGAATTGAAATCTGTGAAATCCAATGGGTCCCAGCCAAGGAAACATGAAACTATCCCACATTTATAACCCGTGGCACCAAAGATTTATTTTCATGGAAGATAACTTTTGCTGAAGATGAcctcagagaaaataaattagaaagcatcttaaaaaaataagctgGAGGAAGTGGGAAAATTCACATTTAGAAATCGTGTTATCAGAGCAATCTGAAAGAAAGTcaaaaataattctgtttttaggGGCTGgtctgtggccaagtagttaagtttgcgctcttggcttcagtggcccagagtttcaccggttcgaatcctgggcgcgggcatggctctgctcatcaagccatgtgaagcagcatcccacatgccacaactagaaggacccacaactaaaaatacacaactatgtaccagggggctttggggagaaaaaggaaaaataaaatttttaaaaataattctgtttttaaaatgttccaaGAGGTCAAAGAGAGCAAAAACAGGAGATTGAGATGAAAGAACATGTGGATTTCAAAAAGAgctaaatagaaattctaaatatgaaaaatattataattgaaatatacacacatacaagtGTGCATACATATAGAGATGGGTTAAACAGTGGACTAGAATCAGTTGAATAGAGATTTAGTGAATGGATAGACAGATGTTAAAGCAACTAGAATGAAGTGGGAAAAGAACAGAGATGTTAAAATCTGAAAGAGTCATGGAGGATAACCTGAGATGTCCAATATAAGTCTAGCAGAAATTCCAAAAGGAGGAGAAGATggaataaggaaaatgagataaTGGAAGAAATGAAGGTAGAGACCTTTCTAGAATTGAAGATGTTAGAGTTTAGATGGAAAATTTCACATTAAGTTTGACTGAAAAACAATAGAATTGTGCACTTGTATAACTCTCAAAAATATTGAGgtttggggccagcctagtggcacagtggttaagtgtgcttcagcggcccagggttcaccagttcggatcccgggtgctgacatggcaaggcttgtcaagccatgctgtggtaggggtcccacatataaagtagaggaagatgggcacggatgttagctcagggccagtcttcctcagcaaaaagaggagaattggcagcagatgttagctcagggctaatcttcctccaaagaaaaaaaaattgaggttgTTTAGACTTTCAGTATCATCTGTTTTTTCTTAGTCACCGAATTAGACTAATCACTCAgatgctttatatatatttactattaaTTCTAGAAACAAAGCTAACTTGCATGTTGTAAATGACTTTATCTTTAATTTACACTTGAGTCTTTCATTCTTATTATATTTTGAGCTAGATGGCGGTTTGTCTTAAATGTAATCTGATATACAATGGTGGTTGAAAATTCTGGTTATATTATATATTGGGATTCCACGTAAGATTTGGTTTTAGAAAAACTGcttcttaaaaaatcaaaacctaGTAAAAGTGCTTTTATTAATCAGCTGTTTTTTCTATACTAGTTAATAAAATGAGAACATAAGAATAATATGTAATAAAAGAGCATGATTTTAAGTAAGCTGTTATGGGAGAATTTTATGATATTTAAGATAATGCTTAGCTTTCTTTTGAAAAGTgtgctatcaagaaaaaattacagtcTTTTTAAATATCACAAATGATTATTTTGACCTTAGGTTCCTCAAAGAAAGACACAATCAGGTTGCTTTGATCTGGATTCTTCTTTACTGCATCTGAAAAGCTTGTCATCTAGAAGGTATTTATCATAAAATTCACTTGTGGATATGAAACAGTATTACACAAAATTCTGGTCTTCCACAATAAATAATATTGActctaaaaatcaaaattttaacagGAATCTTCCTTTCCAGTTGGTTATCATTTTCAATATAATTTCACACACACAGTTACCAAGGATGGGTGAGGGTGAAAGTAAGACAATGAATAGCCACTATACATTGGTCGTAATAAATCATGTTAAAACATTGGTTTTAACGTTTGAGTGGGTTTGCAGATTTCTGGTCATTCACCTCCTCCTTTGCTTTACACTCCTTTGCAGAAAAGCTTTGGCAACTTGTTCCATGTTAACAAATAACATTCTCGTTATAGTCTTCAGTCACATAATTTTGCCTTTGTATTCTCATTTTTAACTGAAAATGCAGGTTGATATAGAAGACTGCATTATTATCTATTTTCAGTAGATGTCACTGTGATATGTTATAAATTCCACCTTGAAAACTTCTAGGatgttatatatattctttatcaaatattataagaaaatttataaaatctaATCAGAAATTTTAAACAAGATATGTCATATCTTAAAATTTGATTAGATTAAATTTTATTATGGTAGTTTAAGTAAAATTGATCAGATTCTTgctaaattagaaaatattgtggCTAATGTGTCTACTtgctgatttgttttttttttttttttttactagtcCTCGACCATGTTTAAATATTGCAGATGATCCAAATATTCATGAAAGACCATTTCTGAGTTCTAGTGCTCCACCTATAACAAGCCTTAGTCTCTTGGGAAATTTTGAGGTAATGTTCTTTGAAACTATTTTAAGAGTTGACCTTTCTTAACCTAGATCCAGTGTGTCATTTACGTCATTTGTTTgtgaaagggaaataaatgaatggattatGTTTTTCCCGAGCCTTGAAatccccttctttcctttcctttcctttccatgaGACGTGAAGCTGGGAGAATGGTTGGCAGTGACATCTTAGAATTGGGtagctgggagaggagagagaggactcAGGTGAAATCAGGTTGGTTCGAGGTATTGGTTATTCTGGCCAGAGGATTGACTTGATCATACCTTCTTACCCTGTAAAATTGGCTCAGGGACCCAGGAAGGATGATGGTGGGCTGATAACAGCCCCTTCATGATCAAGGAGGTTAAGTTTCAAAATCAAATGATTCTTTGTACTATATTTGCAACTTCTCTGTGAAACTTAATCTATtctaaaataagattatttttaaaaaatcaaatggtaAAGAGTCTCTGATACATGTGCTACTTTATTTAATATCCGTATTTCTACTTGGGATCAAGTATTATGGGTTTAGTTGTCTTTAATTAGAAAACAACCTTAAACGTGAACCTGTAAATGACATTTTAGAAGTGATTTTAATTGGTGAGTTTTTtacaggaaaataatttaaaatttgtatttttaatttacatagcATTACTGGAGTTGTGGTTTGATATATTAACAGTATGCTTTATTGaaagcaatattttaattttgaggctatctttcaaaattttagtggaaataaaaagaaaagatattttatgaTAAGTTGATCTCTTTTCCATGTTACTTTTAAGGTACCAGTTCAGAGATGTTAAACTCTCTATTCTTTGTCATCAATTTAAAATTGCATAAGGCCATTGTGAGGGTCAGGTACTCTGTAACCTTTGTATAACAAGAAAATTTATAAGGGGAAAAAGAGAGCATCTGATGTGTGAAAACTTTAGAAAAGAGAAGATCGTTAAAATATCAGTACCTTGTTCTTTTCACGGGATTCTGTTTGTGCAGATATGCACACATTTCCACATGACTTGAGTAGAGAAATACAGGGAAGTTCTGAGACTGTCCAACCCATGGATCCTCCTTAAATTTGTAATGATTTTGATGCTCTCTCCAGTTTATTATAGATGATATTTATTCTACTTAGTGAATTTGACTCTCTAtggcaattaaaaaatgggggaGAGAATAGAATTAAATTGCTAAACTGACACATTGGTCTTGTT
This is a stretch of genomic DNA from Equus caballus isolate H_3958 breed thoroughbred chromosome 1, TB-T2T, whole genome shotgun sequence. It encodes these proteins:
- the ATOSA gene encoding atos homolog protein A isoform X3 gives rise to the protein MKPDRDTLDEYFEYDAEEFLVSLALLITEGRTPECSVKGRTESFHCPPAQSCYPVTTKHECSDKLAQCRQARRTRSEVTLLWKNNLPIMVEVMLLPDCCYSDDGPTTEGIDLHDPAIKQDALLLERWRLEPVPRQSGDRFIEEKTLLLAVRSFVFFSQLSAWLSVSHGAIPRNILYRISAADVDLQWNFSQTPIEHVFPVPNVSHNVALKVSVQSLPRQSNYPVLTCSIHANIGLYEKRIQDHELKTHQHRGSNEAEQCGTNSSQRLCSKQTWTLAPESVLHAKNGTTPEYTAAVKNVKLYPGTGSKSDYGTSQASILGFSGVGDKKSQETSVRTLKSFSMIDSSVSSRQSSWQSVSETNPLIGSLIQERQEVIARIAQHLIHCDPSTSHVSGHPFNAQESSSLNSRFFRVSQENENVRRCKEAFSISFGSPELTSSEDTNEGKIRVKPETPRSEGCISNGLYSRQPVGETNPLIDSLFQERQDVIARIAQHLEHIDPAASHMPRQSFKMHDSSSLPSKVFRSSYEDKNLLKKNKDYASVSISNAKFSLLEDSSEGKNLIPNKSFSSFKCSSKAKSSLKPQTRHLYQDNPGEIIQSTCQETQSKATSLLTPSNMSHCKENNLDLTIRLENTLSECQFKEQEISNGIDKQYSYCNGIDKQICANKCKEKIIINENCNPESFNNHQFDNSKKNDLKMKVTMLKISGYLNKHENKCSNKDSKRPNTQLNSIENYLNKDNESFKCKKPDQLKNEQDKKEDPTDEKSQNCSQRKSIKDCLSTCERLKNTEVLQRTIPLKHSSVWQKHNFHSLDGISTRAFHPRTGLPLLSSPVPQRKTQSGCFDLDSSLLHLKSLSSRSPRPCLNIADDPNIHERPFLSSSAPPITSLSLLGNFEESVLNYRLDPLGIVDGFTAEVGASGVFCPTHLTLPVEVSFYSVSDDNAPSPYMGVITLESLGKRGYRVPPSGTIQVTLFNPNKTVVKMFVVIYDLRDMPANHQTFLRQRTFSVPVKQEMKRSVNKENIRHTEERLLRYLIHLRFQSSKSGKIYLHRDVRLLFSRKSMEVDSGAAYELKSYTESPTNPQFSPRC
- the ATOSA gene encoding atos homolog protein A isoform X1, which codes for MVFSGNKGLLREDTLDEYFEYDAEEFLVSLALLITEGRTPECSVKGRTESFHCPPAQSCYPVTTKHECSDKLAQCRQARRTRSEVTLLWKNNLPIMVEVMLLPDCCYSDDGPTTEGIDLHDPAIKQDALLLERWRLEPVPRQSGDRFIEEKTLLLAVRSFVFFSQLSAWLSVSHGAIPRNILYRISAADVDLQWNFSQTPIEHVFPVPNVSHNVALKVSVQSLPRQSNYPVLTCSIHANIGLYEKRIQDHELKTHQHRGSNEAEQCGTNSSQRLCSKQTWTLAPESVLHAKNGTTPEYTAAVKNVKLYPGTGSKSDYGTSQASILGFSGVGDKKSQETSVRTLKSFSMIDSSVSSRQSSWQSVSETNPLIGSLIQERQEVIARIAQHLIHCDPSTSHVSGHPFNAQESSSLNSRFFRVSQENENVRRCKEAFSISFGSPELTSSEDTNEGKIRVKPETPRSEGCISNGLYSRQPVGETNPLIDSLFQERQDVIARIAQHLEHIDPAASHMPRQSFKMHDSSSLPSKVFRSSYEDKNLLKKNKDYASVSISNAKFSLLEDSSEGKNLIPNKSFSSFKCSSKAKSSLKPQTRHLYQDNPGEIIQSTCQETQSKATSLLTPSNMSHCKENNLDLTIRLENTLSECQFKEQEISNGIDKQYSYCNGIDKQICANKCKEKIIINENCNPESFNNHQFDNSKKNDLKMKVTMLKISGYLNKHENKCSNKDSKRPNTQLNSIENYLNKDNESFKCKKPDQLKNEQDKKEDPTDEKSQNCSQRKSIKDCLSTCERLKNTEVLQRTIPLKHSSVWQKHNFHSLDGISTRAFHPRTGLPLLSSPVPQRKTQSGCFDLDSSLLHLKSLSSRSPRPCLNIADDPNIHERPFLSSSAPPITSLSLLGNFEESVLNYRLDPLGIVDGFTAEVGASGVFCPTHLTLPVEVSFYSVSDDNAPSPYMGVITLESLGKRGYRVPPSGTIQVTLFNPNKTVVKMFVVIYDLRDMPANHQTFLRQRTFSVPVKQEMKRSVNKENIRHTEERLLRYLIHLRFQSSKSGKIYLHRDVRLLFSRKSMEVDSGAAYELKSYTESPTNPQFSPRC